The proteins below are encoded in one region of Sander vitreus isolate 19-12246 chromosome 24, sanVit1, whole genome shotgun sequence:
- the LOC144512830 gene encoding uncharacterized protein LOC144512830: MDRHRKQLAVVLNPETALREALPSDVQKVIVGEEHQQEWSSGLDQEDTKPPPHIKEEQEDLRISQEGEQLQELEEADITKFPFTLLHVKSEEDEEKARFSLDPDTHLQPDTDDKTGDSSEAETDDSADWKETREPQSGLNSLNNNNNNNNNNNEVPVSDLRCSADAKKYVKRFGTSGHLKRDARSHTGENAFSCSVCNKAFPVNGSLQKHMKIHTGEKSFSCSICKKAFLESGYLNRHMRIHTGEKAFSCSVCKKSFTLSGSLQKHMRIHTGERPFICSVCKNAFTESGSLRRHMRIHTGERPFSCSVCKKAFTVSGSLKTHMRTHTGEKPFSCTVCKKAFTLSGNLQKHMRIHTGERPFSCSVCKKSFTLSGSLHIHMRTHTHRRDKS; this comes from the exons ATGGACCGACACCGGAAACAGCTGGCGGTGGTTTTAAACCCGGAAACGGCGCTGCGAGAAG cTTTACCATCGGATGTCCAGAAAGTGATTGTTGGTGAAGAACATCAGCAGGAGTGGAGCTCCGGTCTGGACCAGGAGGACACgaagccccccccacacattaaagaggaacaagAGGACCTCCGGatcagtcaggagggagagcagcttcaggagctggaggaggccgatatcaccaagttcccgtTCACTCTTCTCcatgtgaagagtgaagaggatgaagagaaagctcgGTTCTCCTTAGATCCAGATACGCATTTACAACCGGACACCGACGACAAGACCGGAGACTCGTCTGAAGccgagactgatgacagtgctgattggaaggagaccagagaacctcagtcaggtttaaactctctgaataataataataataataataataataataatgaagtcCCTGTCAGTGATTTGAGATGTAGTGCTGATGCGAAAAAGTACGTGAAAAGATTTGGCACCAGTGGACATCTGAAGAGAGACGCGAGATCTCATACGGGAGAAAAtgcatttagctgctcagtctgtaacaAAGCTTTTCCAGTAAATGGAAgtttacaaaaacacatgaaaattcacacaggagagaaatcaTTCAGCTGCTCCatctgtaagaaagcttttcTAGAGAGTGGGTATTTAAAtagacacatgagaatccacacggGAGAGAAGGCGTTCAGCTGCTcggtctgtaagaaatcttttacattAAGTGGaagtttacagaaacacatgagaatccacacaggggAGAGACCGTTCATCTGCTCCGTCTGTAAGAATGCTTTTACAGAGAGTGGAAGTTTACGtagacacatgagaatccacacggGAGAGAGACCGTTCAGCTGCTCCGTCTGTAAGAAAGCGTTTACAGTGAGTGGAAGTCTGAAGACGCACATGAGAACCCACACGGGAGAGAAACCGTTCAGCTGCACGgtctgtaagaaagcttttacatTGAGTGgaaatttacaaaaacacatgagaatccacacggGAGAGAGACCGTTCAGCTGCTCGGTCTGTAAGAAATCGTTTACATTGAGTGGAAGTCTACATATTCACATGagaacccacacacacaggagagacaAAAGTTAG
- the LOC144512814 gene encoding uncharacterized protein LOC144512814 produces the protein MDRRRKQLVGVLKTETKLQGEALPSDVQKVIVGEEHQQEWSSSLDQEDTKPPHIKEEQGEVWTSQEREQRQGLEEADITKFTFTLVPVKSEYDEDQPHSSQLHERQPEQMKTEADGGDCGGPAPVTHSDPDRHLQPDTDKTGDSSEPETDRSRDGKETRKIQSDLNSRNSDHICSTGEKPFSCSGCGKGFGTYKHLKRHMISHTGEKPFSCSICKKYFALRQRLQAHMRIHTGEKPFSCSVCKKAFTESGSLKKHMRIHTGEKPFSCSVCKKAFTESGNLYKHMRTHSRKPIQKKCMRIHTGEKPFSCSVCKKAFTLGENLRKHMRTHTGEKPFRCSICKKSFSASGSLHRHMKIHTGERPFSCSVCKKAFSVSGNLQKHMRTHTGEKPFSCSVCKKAFTENGSLHKHMRIHTGEKPFSCSVCKKAFTVSGSLQTHMRIHTGEKSFSCSVCKKSFILSGNLHKHMRTHTGEKPFNCSVCNKAFTESGNLHKHMRTHTS, from the coding sequence CTTTACCTTCAGATGTCCAGAAAGTGATTGTTGGTGAAGAACATCAGCAGGAATGGAGCTCCAGTCTGGACCAGGAGGACACAaagcccccacacattaaagaggaacaggggGAAGTCTGGACCAGTCAGGAGAGGGAGCAGcgtcaagggctggaggaggctgatatcaccaagttcacATTCACTCTTGTCCCTGTAAAGAGTGAATATGATGAAGATCAACCTCATTCCTCACAACTTCATGAAAGACAACCTGAACAGAtgaaaacagaagctgatggaggggactgtggaggaccagcaCCAGTCACACACTCTGATCCAGACAGACATTTACAGCCAGATACTGAcaagactggagactcttctgaacctgagactgatagGAGTCGTGATGGGAAGGAGACCAGAAAAATTCAGTCAGATTTAAACTCTCGGAATAGTGATCATATATGTAGTACTGGtgagaaaccatttagctgctctggGTGTGGAAAAGGATTTGGCACCtataaacatttgaagagacacatgatatctcatacaggagagaaaccatttagctgctccaTCTGTAAGAAATATTTTGCATTGAGACAACGTTTACAggcacacatgagaatccacacaggagagaaaccattcaGCTGCTCGgtctgtaagaaagcttttacagAGAGCGGAAGTTtaaagaaacacatgagaatccacacaggagagaaaccgttCAGCTGCTCCgtctgtaagaaagcttttacagAGAGTGGAAATTTGTATAAACACATGAGAACCCATAGCCGCAAGCCGATTCAGAAGAAATGCATGAGAATCCACACcggagagaaaccatttagctgttcagtctgtaagaaagcgTTTACACTAGGTGAAAATTTACGTAAACACATGAGAACCCACACAGGGGAGAAACCGTTTCGCTGTTCgatctgtaagaaatctttttccGCGAGCGGAAGTTTACATAGACACATGAAAATCCACACGGGAGAGAGACCGTTCAGCTGTTCTGTCTGTAAGAAGGCTTTTTCGGTGAGTGGgaatttacagaaacacatgagaaccCACACGGGAGAGAAACCGTTCAGCTGCTCGGTCTGTAAGAAGGCTTTTACAGAGAACGGAAGTTTACataaacacatgagaatccacacaggagagaaaccgttCAGCTGCTCCGTCTGTAAGAAAGCATTTACTGTGAGTGGAAGTTTACAGAcccacatgagaatccacacaggagagaagtcTTTTAGCTGCTCCgtttgtaagaaatcttttataCTGAGTGGAAATTTACATAAGCACATGAGaacccacacaggagagaaaccatttaacTGCTCAGTCTGTAATAAAGCCTTTACAGAGAGTGGAAATTTACATAAACACATGAGAACCCACACATCATAG